In Streptococcus oralis, a single window of DNA contains:
- the malQ gene encoding 4-alpha-glucanotransferase produces the protein MKKRQSGVLMHISSLPGAYGIGSFGQTAYDFVDFLVRTKQRYWQILPLGTTSYGDSPYQSFSAFAGNTHFIDLDILVEQGLLEASDLKGVDFGSDASEVDYAKIYYARRPLLEKAVKRFLEVGDVKDFEKFAKDNQSWLELFAEYMAIKEHFDNLAWTEWPDADARARKASALESYREKLADKLVYHRVTQYFFFQQWLKLKAYANDNHIEIVGDMPIYVAEDSSDMWANPHLFKTDANGKATCIAGCPPDEFSATGQLWGNPIYDWEAMDKDGYKWWIERLRESFKIYDIVRIDHFRGFESYWEIPAGSDTAAPGKWVKGPGYKLFAAVKKKLGELNIIAEDLGFMTDEVIELRERTGFPGMKILQFAFNPEDESIDSPHLAPANSVMYTGTHDNNTVLGWYRNEIDDPTREYMARYTNRKEYETVPHAMLRTVFSSVSFMAIATMQDLLELDESARMNFPSTLGGNWSWRMTADQLTPAVEETLLDLTTIYRRINENLVELKK, from the coding sequence ATGAAAAAACGTCAAAGTGGTGTGTTGATGCACATCTCTTCTCTACCAGGAGCATACGGGATTGGATCATTTGGCCAAACTGCCTATGATTTCGTCGATTTCTTGGTTCGTACGAAGCAACGTTACTGGCAAATTCTCCCTCTTGGGACAACAAGCTATGGAGATTCTCCATACCAATCATTCTCGGCTTTTGCTGGAAATACGCATTTTATCGACCTTGATATCTTGGTAGAGCAAGGCTTGCTCGAAGCTAGTGATCTTAAAGGTGTTGACTTTGGTAGCGATGCATCTGAAGTTGACTATGCGAAGATTTATTATGCACGTCGTCCGCTTTTAGAAAAAGCAGTTAAACGCTTCTTGGAAGTGGGTGATGTCAAAGATTTTGAGAAGTTTGCTAAAGACAACCAATCATGGCTCGAACTCTTCGCAGAATATATGGCGATCAAAGAGCATTTTGACAATCTTGCTTGGACAGAATGGCCAGATGCAGATGCTCGTGCTCGTAAAGCTTCAGCACTTGAAAGCTACCGTGAGAAATTGGCAGACAAGTTGGTTTACCACCGTGTGACTCAATACTTCTTCTTCCAACAATGGTTGAAATTGAAAGCCTATGCTAACGATAACCACATCGAAATTGTTGGGGACATGCCTATCTACGTAGCGGAAGATTCAAGCGACATGTGGGCAAATCCACATCTCTTTAAGACAGATGCCAATGGTAAAGCAACTTGTATCGCAGGATGCCCACCAGATGAGTTTTCTGCCACTGGTCAGCTTTGGGGGAACCCAATCTATGACTGGGAAGCAATGGACAAAGACGGTTACAAATGGTGGATTGAACGTTTGCGCGAAAGCTTCAAGATCTACGATATCGTTCGTATCGACCACTTCCGCGGGTTCGAATCTTACTGGGAAATTCCTGCTGGTTCCGATACAGCAGCACCTGGTAAATGGGTGAAAGGTCCTGGCTACAAACTTTTTGCAGCCGTTAAGAAAAAACTTGGTGAGCTAAACATCATCGCAGAAGACCTTGGTTTCATGACAGATGAAGTGATTGAGTTACGCGAACGTACTGGCTTCCCAGGAATGAAGATTCTTCAGTTTGCCTTCAACCCAGAAGACGAAAGTATCGATAGCCCACACTTGGCGCCTGCCAACTCTGTTATGTACACAGGAACACACGATAATAATACGGTCCTTGGTTGGTACCGTAATGAGATTGACGATCCAACTCGTGAATACATGGCTCGTTACACGAACCGTAAAGAGTACGAAACAGTGCCACACGCTATGCTTCGTACAGTATTTTCATCCGTTAGCTTCATGGCTATTGCAACCATGCAAGACTTGCTAGAACTAGATGAGTCAGCTCGTATGAACTTCCCATCTACTCTTGGTGGAAACTGGTCATGGCGTATGACAGCAGATCAATTGACACCAGCTGTTGAAGAAACTTTGCTTGACTTGACTACAATTTATCGCCGAATTAATGAAAATTTGGTAGAATTAAAGAAATAA
- a CDS encoding extracellular solute-binding protein, translating into MSSKFMKSAAVLGTATLASLLLVACGSKTADKAADTSSSEAKEITFYVEDQYKAYAEKVAAAYEKESGTKVNIKSGDQLGGLDKLSLDNQSGQAADVMMAPYDRVGSLGTDGQLSEVTLSDGAKTDDKTKSLVTAADGKVYGAPAVIESLVMYYNKDLLKEAPKTFAELEELAKDSKYAFAGEDGKTTAFLADWTNFYYAYGLLAGNGGYVFGQNGKDAKDIGLANDGSITGVNYAKSWYEKWPKGMQDTEGAANLIQTQFQEGKTAAIIDGPWKAQAFKDAKVNYGVATIPTLPNGKEYTPFGGGKAWIIPSSTKNLEAAQKFVDFLVSTEQQKAFYDATNEIPANTEARSYAEGKNDELTTAVIKQFKNAQPMPNISQMSAVWDPAKTMLFDAVSGKKDAKTAANDAVTLIKETIKQKFGE; encoded by the coding sequence ATGTCATCTAAATTCATGAAGAGCGCTGCTGTGCTCGGAACTGCTACTCTTGCTAGCTTACTTTTGGTAGCTTGCGGAAGCAAAACTGCTGATAAAGCAGCTGATACTAGCTCATCTGAAGCAAAAGAAATCACTTTCTACGTTGAAGACCAATACAAAGCCTACGCTGAAAAAGTTGCTGCAGCTTATGAAAAAGAATCAGGTACAAAAGTTAACATCAAATCAGGTGACCAACTTGGTGGACTTGACAAACTTTCTCTTGACAACCAATCAGGTCAAGCTGCTGACGTTATGATGGCACCATACGACCGCGTAGGTAGCCTTGGTACTGACGGACAACTTTCAGAAGTTACTTTGAGCGACGGTGCAAAAACAGATGATAAAACTAAATCTCTTGTAACAGCTGCTGACGGTAAAGTTTACGGTGCTCCTGCCGTTATTGAGTCACTTGTTATGTACTACAACAAAGACTTGCTTAAAGAAGCTCCAAAAACTTTTGCTGAATTAGAAGAACTTGCTAAAGACAGCAAATACGCTTTCGCTGGTGAAGATGGCAAAACTACTGCATTCCTAGCTGACTGGACAAACTTCTACTACGCATACGGACTTCTTGCTGGTAACGGTGGTTACGTATTCGGACAAAACGGTAAAGACGCTAAAGACATCGGTCTTGCAAACGACGGTTCTATCACTGGTGTCAACTACGCTAAATCTTGGTATGAAAAATGGCCTAAAGGTATGCAAGATACTGAAGGTGCTGCAAACTTGATCCAAACTCAATTCCAAGAAGGTAAAACAGCTGCTATCATCGACGGTCCTTGGAAAGCTCAAGCATTCAAAGATGCTAAAGTAAACTACGGTGTTGCTACTATTCCAACTCTTCCAAATGGTAAAGAATACACACCATTCGGTGGTGGTAAAGCTTGGATCATCCCATCAAGCACTAAGAACCTTGAAGCTGCACAAAAATTTGTAGACTTCCTTGTTTCAACTGAACAACAAAAAGCATTCTACGATGCAACTAACGAAATCCCAGCTAACACTGAAGCTCGTTCATACGCTGAAGGTAAAAACGATGAGTTGACAACAGCTGTTATCAAACAGTTCAAGAACGCTCAACCAATGCCAAACATTTCTCAAATGTCAGCTGTTTGGGATCCAGCTAAAACAATGCTCTTTGATGCTGTAAGTGGTAAAAAAGATGCTAAGACAGCTGCTAACGATGCTGTAACATTGATCAAAGAAACAATCAAACAAAAATTTGGTGAATAA
- a CDS encoding carbohydrate ABC transporter permease, with product MENQQPRKAALLSVIPGLGQIYNKQKAKGFIFLGVTIVFVLYFLALAAPELHNLITLGDKPGRDNSLFMLIRGAFHLIFVVVYVLFYFLNIKDAHTIAKRINNGIPVPRTFKDMIKGIYENGFPYLLIIPSYVAMTFAIIFPVIVTLMIAFTNYDFQHLPPNKLLDWVGLTNFTNIWSLSTFRSAFGAVLSWTIIWALSASTLQIVIGIFTAIIANQSFIKGKRIFGVIFLLPWAVPAFITILTFSNMFNDSVGAINTQVLPLLSKILPFLDGALIPWKTDPTWTKIALIMMQGWLGFPYIYVLTLGILQSIPNDLYEAAYIDGANAWQKFRNITFPMILAVAAPTLISQYTFNFNNFSIMYLFNGGGPGSVGGGAGSTDILISWIYRLTTGTSPQYSMAAAVTLIISIIVISISMIAFKKLHAFDMEDV from the coding sequence ATGGAAAACCAACAACCTCGCAAAGCAGCCTTGCTTTCAGTGATTCCTGGGTTAGGACAGATTTACAATAAACAAAAGGCCAAAGGTTTTATCTTCCTTGGTGTAACTATCGTATTTGTTCTTTATTTCCTAGCACTTGCAGCCCCTGAATTGCACAATTTGATCACTCTTGGTGACAAGCCAGGTCGTGATAATTCCCTCTTTATGCTGATTCGTGGTGCCTTCCATTTAATCTTTGTAGTCGTTTATGTGCTCTTTTATTTCTTAAATATTAAAGATGCACATACAATCGCAAAACGTATTAACAATGGAATTCCTGTCCCACGTACTTTTAAAGATATGATCAAAGGTATTTATGAGAATGGTTTCCCTTACCTCTTGATCATCCCATCTTACGTCGCTATGACATTTGCGATTATCTTCCCAGTTATCGTAACCTTGATGATTGCCTTTACCAACTATGACTTCCAACACTTGCCACCAAACAAATTGTTGGACTGGGTTGGTTTGACTAACTTTACAAATATCTGGAGCTTAAGTACCTTCCGTTCAGCCTTCGGTGCGGTTCTTTCTTGGACCATCATCTGGGCCTTGTCTGCTTCTACTTTGCAGATTGTGATTGGTATCTTCACCGCTATCATTGCTAACCAATCATTTATCAAAGGAAAACGTATCTTTGGTGTTATTTTCCTTCTTCCTTGGGCTGTTCCAGCTTTCATCACTATCTTGACATTCTCAAACATGTTTAACGATAGTGTCGGAGCGATCAACACTCAAGTCTTGCCTCTTTTGTCTAAGATTCTTCCTTTCCTAGATGGGGCTCTTATCCCTTGGAAAACCGATCCGACTTGGACTAAGATTGCCTTGATTATGATGCAAGGTTGGCTAGGTTTCCCATACATCTACGTTTTGACCTTGGGTATCTTGCAGTCGATTCCTAACGACCTCTACGAAGCGGCTTACATCGATGGTGCCAATGCTTGGCAAAAATTCCGCAACATCACTTTCCCAATGATCTTGGCTGTTGCAGCTCCAACATTGATTAGCCAATACACCTTCAACTTTAACAACTTCTCTATCATGTACCTCTTCAACGGCGGAGGTCCTGGTAGCGTTGGTGGTGGAGCCGGTTCAACTGATATCTTGATCTCATGGATTTATCGTTTGACAACAGGTACATCTCCTCAATACTCTATGGCGGCAGCTGTTACCTTGATCATCTCTATCATTGTCATCTCTATCTCTATGATCGCATTCAAGAAACTACACGCATTTGATATGGAGGACGTCTAA
- a CDS encoding sugar ABC transporter permease has translation MNNSIKLKRRLTQTLTYLYLIGLSIVIIYPLLITIMSAFKTGNVVAFKLDANVDFSFANFQGLFTETLYGTWYLNTLIIALITMAVQTSIIVLAGYAYSRYNFLARKQSLVFFLIIQMVPTMAALTAFFVMALMLNALNHSWFLIFLYVGGGIPMNAWLMKGYFDTVPMSLDESAKLDGAGHFRRFWQIVLPLVRPMVAVQALWAFMGPFGDYILSSFLLREKEYFTVAVGLQTFVSNVKNLKIAYFSAGAILIALPICILFFFLQKNFVSGLTSGGDKG, from the coding sequence ATGAATAACTCAATCAAACTCAAACGTAGACTGACTCAAACCCTCACTTACCTCTACTTGATTGGTCTTTCAATCGTGATTATCTATCCACTTTTGATTACTATTATGTCAGCCTTCAAGACTGGTAACGTCGTAGCTTTTAAACTAGATGCTAACGTCGACTTTAGCTTTGCCAACTTCCAAGGGCTCTTCACTGAAACCTTGTACGGCACTTGGTATCTCAACACTTTGATTATCGCCTTGATTACAATGGCTGTTCAAACAAGTATCATCGTACTTGCTGGTTATGCCTACAGCCGTTACAACTTCTTGGCTCGTAAACAAAGTTTGGTCTTCTTCTTGATCATCCAAATGGTGCCAACTATGGCCGCTTTGACAGCCTTCTTCGTTATGGCCCTTATGTTGAACGCCCTTAACCATAGCTGGTTCCTCATCTTCCTATATGTCGGTGGTGGTATCCCAATGAACGCTTGGTTGATGAAAGGTTACTTCGACACAGTACCAATGTCTCTAGACGAATCTGCAAAACTAGATGGTGCAGGACACTTCCGTCGCTTCTGGCAAATTGTTCTCCCTCTCGTTCGTCCAATGGTTGCAGTACAAGCGCTCTGGGCCTTCATGGGACCTTTCGGAGACTATATCCTCTCTAGTTTCTTGCTTCGTGAGAAAGAATACTTTACAGTTGCCGTTGGTCTACAGACCTTTGTCAGCAATGTGAAAAACTTGAAGATTGCCTACTTCTCAGCAGGTGCTATCCTCATCGCGCTTCCAATCTGTATTCTCTTCTTCTTCCTACAAAAGAACTTTGTTTCAGGACTTACAAGTGGTGGCGACAAGGGATAA
- a CDS encoding DUF1189 domain-containing protein: MLPYPFSYFSSIWGFRNPLSKRFGLNWFQLLFTSIFLISLSMVPIAIQNSSQETYPLDTFIDNVYSPLTDEAIMDLSENAQIVDGKLSYAGTKNQQASLLIGPSPSKELPKDLQLHFDTEELVISKESKELTRIRYHAIQTESFQSKEDLTQAISKDWYQQNRVYISLFLVLGASFLFGLNFFIVSLGASLLLYITKKSRLFSFRTFKECYHFILNCLGLPTLITLILGLFGQNMTTLITVQNILFVLYLVTIFYKTHFRDPDYHK, from the coding sequence ATGCTTCCATATCCATTTTCATATTTTTCAAGTATTTGGGGATTTCGTAATCCCCTGTCAAAACGTTTCGGTCTCAACTGGTTTCAGCTTCTCTTTACGAGCATTTTCCTCATCAGTTTGTCTATGGTTCCGATTGCCATCCAAAACAGCTCACAGGAAACGTATCCACTGGATACGTTTATCGATAATGTCTACAGCCCCCTGACAGATGAAGCCATCATGGACTTGTCAGAGAATGCGCAGATAGTAGATGGAAAACTGAGCTATGCTGGAACTAAAAATCAGCAAGCTTCTCTTCTGATTGGTCCAAGTCCAAGTAAGGAATTGCCAAAGGACTTGCAACTTCATTTTGATACGGAAGAACTCGTCATCAGTAAGGAAAGTAAGGAACTGACTCGCATTCGCTACCACGCGATTCAAACGGAGAGTTTCCAGAGTAAGGAAGATCTAACCCAGGCCATTTCTAAAGATTGGTACCAACAAAATCGGGTCTATATCAGTCTCTTTCTCGTTCTTGGTGCAAGCTTTCTCTTTGGATTGAATTTCTTCATTGTCTCTCTTGGAGCTAGTCTTCTCCTTTATATCACCAAAAAATCACGCCTCTTTTCATTTAGGACCTTTAAAGAGTGCTACCATTTTATCTTGAACTGTTTAGGATTACCCACTCTGATTACGCTTATTTTGGGACTTTTTGGCCAAAATATGACAACGCTTATCACTGTACAAAACATTCTTTTTGTTCTTTATCTGGTCACTATTTTTTACAAGACACATTTCCGTGATCCAGATTATCATAAATAG
- a CDS encoding LacI family DNA-binding transcriptional regulator yields MPVTIKDVAKVAGVSPSTVTRVIQNKSTISDETKKRVRKAMKELNYHPNLNARSLVSSYTQVIGLVLPDDSDAFYQNPFFPSVLRGIAQVASENHYAIQIATGKDEKERLNAISQMVYGKRVDGLIFLYAEEEDPLVKLVADEQFPFLILGKSTSPFIPLVDNDNVQAGFDATEYFIKKGCKRIAFIGGTKRLFVTQDRLTGYESALKQHQLPIDTNLTYFATEFLEEKGYQFSELLFNHDPQIDAIITTDSLLAEGVCDYIAKHKLDVPVLSFDSVNPRLDLVAYVDINSLELGRVSFETILQIINDAKNNKQICYRQLIGHKIIEK; encoded by the coding sequence ATGCCCGTGACGATTAAAGATGTGGCTAAAGTAGCAGGTGTCTCACCTTCAACTGTTACCCGCGTCATTCAAAATAAATCAACGATTAGTGATGAAACCAAAAAACGAGTTCGCAAGGCGATGAAGGAGCTCAACTACCATCCCAACCTCAATGCTCGTAGCTTGGTAAGTAGCTATACTCAAGTTATCGGCTTGGTGCTCCCTGATGACTCGGATGCCTTTTACCAAAATCCTTTCTTCCCATCTGTCCTTCGTGGTATCGCCCAAGTCGCGTCTGAAAACCACTACGCTATTCAGATTGCAACGGGGAAAGATGAGAAAGAACGTCTCAATGCGATTTCTCAGATGGTTTATGGCAAGCGTGTTGACGGTTTGATTTTCCTCTACGCTGAGGAAGAGGATCCTCTGGTCAAACTAGTAGCCGATGAGCAGTTCCCTTTCCTCATTCTCGGAAAATCTACTTCACCCTTTATCCCTCTTGTTGATAATGACAATGTACAAGCGGGCTTTGATGCAACAGAGTATTTCATCAAAAAAGGATGCAAACGAATTGCCTTTATCGGGGGTACAAAGCGACTCTTCGTAACGCAAGATCGTCTAACCGGCTATGAGTCCGCACTCAAACAACACCAACTTCCGATTGATACCAACTTAACCTACTTTGCGACCGAATTTCTAGAAGAAAAAGGGTATCAGTTCAGTGAACTCCTATTCAATCACGATCCGCAGATTGATGCTATCATCACAACCGACAGTCTCCTAGCCGAAGGAGTCTGTGACTATATCGCTAAGCACAAACTGGATGTTCCTGTCTTGAGTTTCGACTCTGTCAATCCTCGACTTGACCTCGTAGCTTATGTCGATATCAATAGTCTGGAACTTGGGCGCGTTTCCTTTGAAACCATTCTCCAGATCATCAACGATGCTAAAAACAATAAACAGATTTGTTACCGCCAGTTGATTGGACACAAAATTATCGAAAAATAA
- a CDS encoding YitT family protein — protein MKQAKRIKRWRYYLRRFAYQIKILRVLQSISREKYDEKVSASLVYGFLSAVAVNFFFQPGHVYSSGATGLAQIISALSNHWFGFYIPISLTFYAINFPLMILAWYQIGHKFTIFTFITVSMSSLFIQLVPVVTLTEDPIINALFGGVVMGLGIGFALRNNISSGGTDIVSLTIRKKTGRNVGSISFLVNGTIMLIAGLTFGWKYALYSMITIFVSSRVTDAVFTKQKRMQAMIVTNNPDKVIAKIHKKLHRGATMIHDAEGTYNHERKAVLITVITRAEFNDFKHIMKQVDPTAFVSVSENVHILGRFVETDN, from the coding sequence ATGAAACAAGCAAAACGAATTAAGCGGTGGCGCTATTATCTGCGTCGCTTTGCTTATCAGATAAAAATCTTACGAGTTTTACAAAGTATCTCTCGGGAAAAATACGATGAGAAAGTATCGGCTTCTCTGGTTTATGGCTTTCTGTCAGCAGTAGCAGTCAATTTCTTTTTTCAACCAGGACACGTTTACTCCAGTGGCGCGACAGGTCTGGCACAGATTATCTCTGCCTTGAGTAATCACTGGTTTGGTTTTTACATTCCGATATCGCTAACCTTTTATGCTATCAATTTTCCATTGATGATTTTGGCTTGGTATCAGATTGGGCATAAGTTTACAATCTTTACCTTTATCACAGTATCCATGAGTTCCCTCTTTATCCAGCTTGTGCCAGTTGTGACCTTGACAGAGGATCCCATTATCAATGCCCTTTTTGGGGGTGTTGTCATGGGCTTGGGGATTGGTTTTGCGCTCCGTAACAATATTTCTAGCGGAGGTACAGATATCGTCAGTCTGACCATTCGAAAGAAAACAGGGAGAAATGTCGGTAGTATTTCTTTCTTAGTGAATGGGACGATTATGCTGATAGCAGGATTGACCTTTGGTTGGAAATACGCCCTCTACTCCATGATTACTATTTTTGTCTCCAGTCGTGTGACAGACGCGGTCTTTACCAAGCAAAAACGCATGCAGGCCATGATTGTGACCAATAATCCTGACAAGGTAATCGCAAAAATCCATAAAAAATTGCACCGCGGAGCAACTATGATCCACGATGCAGAAGGAACCTATAATCATGAGAGAAAAGCAGTCTTGATTACGGTTATCACACGAGCAGAGTTTAATGATTTTAAACACATCATGAAACAAGTTGATCCGACAGCCTTTGTCTCTGTATCCGAAAATGTCCACATCCTAGGACGATTCGTAGAAACAGACAATTAA
- the aspS gene encoding aspartate--tRNA ligase: MKRSMYAGRVREEHIGQEMTLKGWVARRRDLGGLIFIDLRDREGIMQLVINPEKVSAEVMATAESLRSEFVIEVTGQVAAREQANDKLPTGAVELNVTALAVLNTAKTTPFEIKDGIEANDDTRLRYRYLDLRRPEMLENLKLRAKVTHSIRNYLDELEFIDVETPFLSKSTPEGARDYLVPSRVNKGHFYALPQSPQITKQLLMNAGFDRYYQIVKCFRDEDLRGDRQPEFTQVDLETSFLTEQEIQDITEGLIARVMKETKGIEVTLPFPRMKYDDAMALYGSDKPDTRFDMLLQNLTEVVKGVDFKVFSEALAVKAIVVKGAADNYSRKDIDKMTEVAKQYGAKGLAWVKVVDGELNGPVAKFLTGIQAELTTALGLEDKDLVLFVADTLEVANATLGALRGRIAKELDLIDNDKFNFLWVVDWPMFEWSEEEGRYMSAHHPFTLPQEETAHELEGDLAKVRAIAYDIVLNGYELGGGSLRINQKDLQERMFKALGFSAEEANDQFGFLLEAMDYGFPPHGGLAIGLDRFVMLLAGEENIREVIAFPKNNKATDPMTQAPSTVALKQLEELSLQVEEDETSKTN, from the coding sequence ATGAAACGTAGTATGTATGCTGGTCGTGTTCGTGAGGAGCACATCGGACAAGAAATGACCTTGAAAGGCTGGGTTGCTCGTCGTCGTGACTTGGGTGGTTTGATCTTTATCGACCTTCGTGACCGCGAAGGGATCATGCAGTTGGTTATCAACCCTGAAAAAGTATCTGCAGAGGTCATGGCAACAGCTGAAAGTCTTCGTAGCGAATTTGTCATTGAGGTCACTGGACAAGTTGCTGCACGTGAGCAAGCCAATGATAAGTTGCCAACGGGTGCAGTTGAGTTGAATGTGACAGCTCTGGCAGTGCTGAATACAGCTAAAACAACACCTTTTGAGATTAAAGATGGGATTGAGGCCAATGACGATACACGTTTGCGTTACCGTTACCTTGACCTTCGTCGTCCAGAAATGCTAGAAAACCTTAAGCTTCGTGCTAAGGTGACCCACTCAATCCGTAACTACTTGGATGAGTTGGAGTTTATCGATGTGGAGACGCCATTCCTTTCTAAATCAACGCCAGAAGGGGCGCGTGACTATTTGGTTCCCTCTCGTGTCAATAAAGGGCATTTCTATGCTCTTCCTCAAAGTCCGCAGATTACAAAACAGTTGTTGATGAATGCTGGTTTTGACCGTTACTACCAAATCGTCAAATGTTTCCGTGACGAGGACTTGCGTGGTGACCGTCAGCCTGAGTTTACTCAGGTCGACTTGGAAACGTCTTTCCTAACTGAGCAAGAAATCCAAGATATCACAGAAGGCTTGATTGCGCGTGTGATGAAAGAAACAAAAGGTATCGAAGTAACGCTTCCATTTCCTCGTATGAAATACGATGATGCGATGGCTCTTTACGGTTCTGACAAACCTGATACCCGTTTTGACATGTTGCTTCAGAACTTGACAGAAGTGGTCAAGGGTGTTGATTTTAAAGTCTTCTCAGAAGCACTTGCCGTTAAAGCCATTGTGGTCAAAGGAGCTGCAGATAACTACTCACGTAAAGACATTGACAAGATGACTGAAGTAGCCAAACAGTACGGTGCCAAGGGTCTTGCTTGGGTCAAGGTGGTTGATGGAGAATTAAATGGACCAGTTGCTAAGTTCTTGACTGGTATCCAAGCAGAATTGACTACAGCACTTGGTCTTGAAGATAAGGATTTGGTTCTCTTTGTGGCGGATACGCTTGAAGTGGCCAATGCAACCCTTGGTGCCCTTCGTGGACGTATTGCCAAAGAGCTTGACTTGATTGATAACGATAAATTCAACTTCCTTTGGGTGGTTGATTGGCCAATGTTTGAATGGTCTGAAGAAGAAGGTCGCTACATGAGCGCCCACCATCCGTTCACCCTTCCACAGGAAGAAACAGCCCACGAATTAGAAGGTGATTTGGCTAAGGTTCGTGCCATTGCTTACGATATCGTCTTGAACGGTTATGAGCTTGGTGGTGGTAGTCTTCGTATCAATCAAAAAGATCTGCAAGAACGCATGTTCAAGGCTCTTGGTTTCTCAGCTGAAGAAGCAAATGACCAGTTTGGTTTCCTTCTTGAAGCCATGGACTATGGTTTCCCACCACACGGTGGTTTGGCTATTGGACTTGACCGTTTTGTCATGCTCTTAGCAGGAGAAGAAAATATCCGTGAAGTCATTGCCTTTCCTAAGAACAATAAGGCAACCGACCCAATGACTCAAGCTCCATCAACAGTCGCTCTCAAACAACTAGAGGAACTCAGCTTACAAGTAGAAGAAGATGAAACAAGCAAAACGAATTAA
- a CDS encoding CPBP family intramembrane glutamic endopeptidase: MKLLKNLGWFLLAILSFFFGYGLVQSMALSALGLGASIFGVLPLYIVLSGAYVYGVYRWYQTEKVSIQTTVFNRYIWLPTLVLLVAITAQFFLPEDPSVNQQIVSQLTVAQPVFGFFMVVVFAPLTEELIFRGLLARYLFPKQNNSKQTALFLLVSSVLFALIHFPGTLQQFLVYASLGLSLGLAYVSRKGLLYSISLHALNNLIGFLMILML; the protein is encoded by the coding sequence ATGAAATTACTTAAAAATCTTGGTTGGTTTCTTCTAGCCATTCTATCCTTTTTCTTTGGCTATGGTCTGGTTCAGAGTATGGCGCTGTCAGCTCTTGGACTAGGGGCTTCAATCTTTGGAGTTTTGCCACTCTATATCGTCCTGTCAGGGGCCTATGTTTATGGAGTTTACAGATGGTATCAGACAGAAAAGGTTAGCATCCAGACGACGGTTTTTAATCGTTATATCTGGTTGCCTACTCTGGTTTTGCTAGTGGCGATTACAGCCCAGTTCTTTTTGCCAGAAGATCCGTCAGTCAATCAACAAATCGTATCACAATTGACAGTTGCTCAGCCTGTCTTTGGTTTCTTTATGGTAGTGGTCTTTGCTCCTCTGACGGAAGAACTCATCTTTAGAGGGTTGCTGGCGCGCTATCTCTTTCCTAAGCAGAACAACAGCAAACAGACAGCTCTGTTTCTCCTCGTATCGAGTGTGCTTTTTGCCTTGATTCATTTTCCAGGGACTTTGCAACAGTTTTTAGTTTATGCTAGTCTGGGATTAAGTTTGGGTCTGGCTTATGTAAGCCGAAAAGGTCTTCTTTATAGTATTTCTCTCCACGCTTTGAATAATTTAATCGGCTTTTTGATGATACTCATGCTATAA
- a CDS encoding ABC transporter permease, translating to MFRKLNALLWLRLQVLISNSTLLATLLMPFGIAILYNEFLNKSGELTMFLLSTSLTMVLSMGSGYMVSIMMAEDKEKRNLKSLILSGVTATEYTLSMMALPLLVVLFSMVVLPLYLKVDLTNYFLTYGLYLLLATISIIFLNILIGAVSDTQSKAQVYSIFPMLIFSFLPTLAVQNATAQKLLDYSFIGPLVSLLKAGGGELSLRSLALLLAWILLLGLASLFVLKNSYKGK from the coding sequence ATGTTTAGAAAATTAAATGCCCTTCTTTGGTTAAGGTTACAAGTTCTTATTAGTAATTCAACCTTGTTAGCGACATTATTGATGCCCTTTGGTATTGCTATCCTATATAATGAGTTCTTAAACAAGAGTGGAGAATTGACTATGTTTCTCCTCTCTACGAGTTTGACGATGGTCTTGAGTATGGGAAGTGGTTATATGGTATCGATTATGATGGCTGAGGACAAGGAAAAACGTAATCTTAAATCCCTCATACTAAGTGGTGTGACAGCAACGGAGTATACTCTGAGCATGATGGCTCTTCCTCTTCTAGTGGTGCTTTTTTCGATGGTTGTTCTCCCTCTATATCTTAAAGTTGATTTGACAAACTACTTTCTTACCTATGGTCTCTATCTGCTTCTGGCAACTATCAGCATTATCTTTCTTAACATTCTTATCGGTGCAGTATCAGATACTCAGTCTAAGGCGCAAGTGTATAGTATTTTTCCTATGCTGATCTTCTCTTTCTTGCCCACTCTTGCTGTTCAAAATGCAACTGCGCAAAAATTGTTGGACTATTCTTTCATTGGGCCATTGGTAAGTCTGTTAAAAGCAGGTGGTGGAGAGTTATCTTTGAGAAGTCTTGCTCTCTTGCTAGCATGGATCCTTTTGCTAGGATTAGCTAGTCTCTTCGTATTGAAAAATAGTTATAAAGGAAAATAG